ACGGTGCTACTGGCGATGAAAGACGGGATTGAAGCCGCCCGGAAAATCAACACGTATTTAGAGGGAAAATAAGATGCAAGAGAACGAAATTTTAGTTAAAGAACAACTCAATGAAGTGGTGATGAAATTTGTTATTTATAAGCCGCTGATTGCCGCATCCGCTCAGGCGGGACAATTTGTCATTTTGCGCGGCCGAGAAGGGGGGGAACGGGTGCCGGTGACTTTGGTGGATTGGGACCCAAAACAGGGTACAATTACGGTCATTATTCAATCTATCGGCAAATCGACATTTATGTTTAATTCACTACAAAAGGGTGACCGTTTCTTGAACATTTTAGGGCCGCTGGGTACGCCGGTAGAAATGAAGAAATACGGCGCGGTGGCGGTCATTGGCGGCGGAGTAGGCATTGCCGAAGTATATCCGATTGCCAAAGCACTCAAAGCGGCCGGCAATAAAGTAATTTCTATCTTGGGGGCGCGCACCAAAAGTTTGCTAATTTTGGAAGAAGAAATGAAAGCGGCTTCTGACCAAATTATTTGTTGTACCGATGATGGCAGCTATGGTCAAAAAGGGATGGTAACCGATGCCTTGCGTGCTTGTGTGCAAGGTGGGGAAAACATTCAAGCCGGTTTTGTCATTGGACCGATTCCGATGATGAAATTTACTTCTAAACTCATGGTGGAATTGGGCGTGGAGCCCTATGCTAGTTTGAACCCTATTATGCTGGACGGTACTGGGATGTGCGGCGGGTGCCGCGTCACGGTAGAGGGAAAAGTGCGTTTTGCGTGTGTGGAAGGGCCGATGTTTCCGGCCCGCACGATTGATTTTGATGAACTAATTCGTCGTACCGGCGAATATAAAGATCGTGAAAAATTAGCGGTAGAAAATTTTGAAAAAGATCATCAATGTAAATTGGGATTGCACTAATTTATGAATAACGATGACGTGTTGAGCCCGTTGGACGGGCGTTATCAAAAGCAAGTGGAAGCGTTGGCGCAAGTGTGCGGGGCACGTGCGTTTGCCGCCGCGCGGGTGCGTGCGGAGGTGGCGTGGCTGCTGACTCTAAATGAATTACATCTTTTTGCTCCGCTCCCAAAAGCGGCCTTGACGCTACTGGATAAATTGCCGCATTTAACGGAGAAAGATTTACAAACATTAGACGCTATTGAAAAAGTCGGTTCTGCTCGTCGGCCGGCCACACGTCATGACGTGAAAGCAGTAGAGTATTTTGTGGCAGATCAGCTGGCCGCACATCGTTTGCAAACTTATACATCGTGGGTACATTTTGCCCTGACTAGCGAAGATATTAACAGTGCGGCTTATGCTCAGTTGTTGTCAGATGCTGTGGGTGTGATATTGCCTCAACTGGAAATGTTACGTAAAAATTTAGCCGTACTGGCGCGCAAATATGCCGGAGCGATTTTGCTGGCGCGTACGCACGGTCAGCCTGCAGTTCCCACTACTTTCGGACGGGAATTGAGAGTCTTTGAAAATCGTTTGGCGCGGCAACTTGCGCAATTAAAAGCTCAGCAAATTTCTTGCAAATTTGGCGGTGCCGTGGGAGCGTACAATGCTCACGTGGCGGCATTTCCGTCGGTGAATTGGACAGGTGCGGCTAAATCTTGGGTCAAGAAATTAAACCAAGGGCGCAAGACTAAGATTTCTCTCTCGCCCATTTCCACGCAGATTGATCCGCGTGATAGCTATGCGGAATTGTTTGATACCTTACGGCGCATTCATATTATTTTGCTAGGGCTGAGCCGTGATATGTGGCAGTATATTTCCAGTGGACTGGTGAAGCAAAAAGCGGTATCTACGGAAGTGGGTTCCTCGACAATGCCACAAAAAATTAATCCTATTGATTTTGAAAATGCCGAGGGGAATTTGGGGTTGGCTAATGCCCTGCTTACTTTTTTTAGTGAGAAATTGCCTCTTTCTCGTTTGCAGCGGGATTTGTCAGATTCCACGGTGCTACGCAATATAGCGGTAGCGTTTGGGCATGGAGTAGTGGCTTATCAAGGTTTACTCAAAGGCCTTGCTAAAATTACTTTTGATACGGCGGCGGCACGTGAGGAGTTAGCGGCGCACCCCGAGGTATTGGCGGAGGCCTATCAAATTTTACTACGGGCGGCCGGTGTGCCAAATGCCTATGAGCAGGTAAAAGATTTAATACGCGGCCACTCGGTTACACAAGAAGATTTGGAGCAGTTTGTGCAAAAGTTACAGGTACCTAAAACTACAAAACAAAAATTGCTTGCTTTAACGGCCGGGCAGTACATCGGCCTTGCCCAAAAACAAGCGCGAGGTGAATATGATTGATATTGTATGCGGTGGTCAAGCCGGAGATGAAGGAAAAGGTAAAATTTCGGCCTATTTGTCTTATAAAGGCGATTATGATTATTGTGTGCGGGTGGGCGGTCCTAATGCCGGTCACACCGTGGTAATGGACGGTAAATCATATACGTTGAAAAACATTCCGTCCGGATTTTTAAATCCACATACCAAATTGGTATTGGGCGCCGGGGCGTACACCAAAACGGAATGGTTACTTAAAGAAGTAGAACTAACAGGCACGCGTGACCGCCTTATTATTGACCCGCATGCGGTGCTGATTACCGATGAACAAACGGCCGCAGAGCAAGGTGCGGGACACTTTATGAAACATATCGGCAGTGTGGGCACGGGCCTTGGCCAAGCGGTGAAAGACCGCATTGAACGGCGCGACGTGAAATTTGCCAAAGATGAGCCGTTACTCAAAGAATTTATCCAAGACGTACCGGAATTGTTGAACGGTGCTTTAGATAAAGGACAACATATTTTGTTAGAAGGAACGCAGGGAATCAAATTGTCTTTACTGCACGGTGAATATCCGTTTGTGACTTCACGCGATACCACGGCTTCTACCTTTTTGGGGGAAGCAGGTTTAGGACCTAAGAGCGTGCGCGATGTGTATGTGGTGTTTAAGCCGTATGTTACGCGCGTCGGGCCGGGACCGGTGGAGAAAGAAATGACCGATGAAAAAGACTTGGAAATTTATCATACCAAGGGGCATGAAATCGGCAGTGTGAGCAAACGCTTACGCCGTGTGGGTGAGTTTGAAAAAGCTTCGGCGGCGCGTGCGATTATGATTAACAATGCAACTAAAATTGCCATTACGCATATTGATATGTTTGAAGGAAATGACCATATTAAAAGTTATGCGGATTTCACGCCTCAAGCCCAGGAATTTTTGGAAAGCCTTAAAGCCCTTT
Above is a window of Elusimicrobiaceae bacterium DNA encoding:
- a CDS encoding sulfide/dihydroorotate dehydrogenase-like FAD/NAD-binding protein; this encodes MQENEILVKEQLNEVVMKFVIYKPLIAASAQAGQFVILRGREGGERVPVTLVDWDPKQGTITVIIQSIGKSTFMFNSLQKGDRFLNILGPLGTPVEMKKYGAVAVIGGGVGIAEVYPIAKALKAAGNKVISILGARTKSLLILEEEMKAASDQIICCTDDGSYGQKGMVTDALRACVQGGENIQAGFVIGPIPMMKFTSKLMVELGVEPYASLNPIMLDGTGMCGGCRVTVEGKVRFACVEGPMFPARTIDFDELIRRTGEYKDREKLAVENFEKDHQCKLGLH
- the purB gene encoding adenylosuccinate lyase encodes the protein MNNDDVLSPLDGRYQKQVEALAQVCGARAFAAARVRAEVAWLLTLNELHLFAPLPKAALTLLDKLPHLTEKDLQTLDAIEKVGSARRPATRHDVKAVEYFVADQLAAHRLQTYTSWVHFALTSEDINSAAYAQLLSDAVGVILPQLEMLRKNLAVLARKYAGAILLARTHGQPAVPTTFGRELRVFENRLARQLAQLKAQQISCKFGGAVGAYNAHVAAFPSVNWTGAAKSWVKKLNQGRKTKISLSPISTQIDPRDSYAELFDTLRRIHIILLGLSRDMWQYISSGLVKQKAVSTEVGSSTMPQKINPIDFENAEGNLGLANALLTFFSEKLPLSRLQRDLSDSTVLRNIAVAFGHGVVAYQGLLKGLAKITFDTAAAREELAAHPEVLAEAYQILLRAAGVPNAYEQVKDLIRGHSVTQEDLEQFVQKLQVPKTTKQKLLALTAGQYIGLAQKQARGEYD
- a CDS encoding adenylosuccinate synthetase; amino-acid sequence: MIDIVCGGQAGDEGKGKISAYLSYKGDYDYCVRVGGPNAGHTVVMDGKSYTLKNIPSGFLNPHTKLVLGAGAYTKTEWLLKEVELTGTRDRLIIDPHAVLITDEQTAAEQGAGHFMKHIGSVGTGLGQAVKDRIERRDVKFAKDEPLLKEFIQDVPELLNGALDKGQHILLEGTQGIKLSLLHGEYPFVTSRDTTASTFLGEAGLGPKSVRDVYVVFKPYVTRVGPGPVEKEMTDEKDLEIYHTKGHEIGSVSKRLRRVGEFEKASAARAIMINNATKIAITHIDMFEGNDHIKSYADFTPQAQEFLESLKALSKEVYPHPKIALISTGPDMEDTLVL